One Candidatus Sulfurimonas baltica DNA segment encodes these proteins:
- a CDS encoding uracil-DNA glycosylase, translated as MLLNKEWSLLLQNEMQLPYFKKLQGLVEQEYKTKRVFPEYGNIFRAFNLVSPEKIKVVIMGQDPYHGVNQANGLAFSVCDSCKIPPSLNNIFKELVDDIGCAIPANGNLTQWAKEGVLLINSVLTVVESKPNSHKNIGWEIFTDCVIKKLSFEYENIVFILWGGPSQKKESIIDTTKHCVLKAPHPSPLSSYRGFFGSKPFSHSNNYLREHNKKEIDWCLTSQKTLL; from the coding sequence ATGCTTTTAAACAAAGAATGGTCACTATTATTACAAAATGAGATGCAGCTTCCTTATTTTAAAAAATTACAAGGTTTAGTTGAGCAAGAGTATAAAACTAAGAGAGTCTTTCCGGAATATGGAAATATATTTAGAGCTTTTAATTTAGTATCTCCGGAAAAAATAAAAGTTGTAATTATGGGTCAAGATCCATATCATGGAGTAAATCAAGCAAATGGATTGGCTTTTTCAGTTTGTGATAGTTGTAAAATTCCTCCATCACTTAATAATATTTTTAAAGAATTAGTAGATGATATAGGCTGTGCAATTCCTGCAAATGGGAATCTTACTCAATGGGCAAAAGAGGGAGTTCTCCTTATAAATAGTGTTCTTACTGTTGTAGAATCAAAACCTAATTCTCATAAAAATATTGGCTGGGAAATATTTACAGACTGTGTAATTAAAAAGTTGTCATTTGAGTATGAAAATATTGTTTTTATTTTATGGGGCGGCCCATCACAAAAAAAAGAGTCTATAATTGACACCACGAAGCACTGTGTACTAAAAGCTCCGCACCCTTCACCGCTATCTTCATATAGAGGTTTTTTTGGCTCTAAGCCATTCTCTCACTCAAATAACTATTTAAGAGAACATAATAAAAAAGAGATTGACTGGTGTCTCACTTCACAAAAAACTTTGCTGTAA
- the mnmA gene encoding tRNA 2-thiouridine(34) synthase MnmA yields the protein MKKKVLVGMSGGVDSTISALLLKEDGYEVEGLYMKLHSNPGYHEIHLARAQKASDFVGIKLHVLDLQETFNEKVFKPFVDTYAQGKTPNPCALCNRSLKFGEMVSFADEIGADYIATGHYIKTDGEYFYEASDDTKDQSYFLFYVQKKILTRLLFPLGDRKKSDIKELAASIYGLESFASQGESNEICFVDTTYTDVLKDYVDVDKVGEVLDIDGNVVGEHKGYMHYTIGKRKGFTVKGAHEPHYVIEIDAKKNQITVGKKNDLLCNSVVLSNLNMFTDKTEFDTTVKLRFRTKAVECNVSIKDDKAYVTLKESVFGVAKGQAAVFYDENKLIGGGWIEQN from the coding sequence ATGAAAAAAAAAGTATTAGTAGGTATGAGCGGTGGAGTTGACTCTACTATATCTGCTTTACTTTTAAAAGAAGATGGTTATGAAGTAGAGGGTTTGTATATGAAACTTCATTCAAATCCTGGATATCATGAAATTCACCTTGCCCGCGCACAAAAAGCTTCTGACTTTGTTGGAATCAAACTCCATGTATTAGATTTACAAGAAACATTTAATGAAAAAGTATTTAAACCATTTGTTGATACATACGCCCAAGGGAAGACACCAAATCCATGTGCTTTATGCAACCGAAGTTTAAAATTTGGCGAGATGGTCTCTTTTGCAGATGAAATTGGAGCTGACTATATAGCGACAGGTCATTACATAAAAACAGATGGAGAATATTTTTATGAAGCCAGCGATGATACAAAAGATCAAAGCTACTTTTTATTTTACGTGCAAAAAAAGATTTTAACAAGATTACTTTTTCCTCTAGGAGATAGAAAAAAAAGTGATATTAAAGAATTGGCCGCATCCATTTACGGACTAGAGTCATTTGCTTCTCAGGGAGAATCAAATGAAATATGTTTTGTTGACACTACATACACTGACGTGTTAAAAGATTATGTTGATGTAGATAAAGTTGGTGAAGTCTTAGATATAGATGGAAATGTCGTAGGGGAGCATAAAGGTTATATGCACTATACAATCGGCAAAAGAAAAGGTTTTACAGTAAAAGGCGCACACGAACCACATTATGTGATAGAGATAGATGCAAAAAAAAATCAAATTACTGTTGGTAAAAAAAATGATCTTCTCTGTAATAGTGTTGTCTTAAGTAATCTTAATATGTTTACAGATAAAACTGAGTTTGATACAACGGTAAAATTGCGCTTTAGAACAAAAGCGGTGGAATGTAATGTCTCTATAAAAGATGATAAAGCGTATGTTACGCTAAAAGAGAGTGTTTTTGGTGTTGCAAAAGGTCAAGCGGCTGTATTTTATGATGAAAATAAATTAATTGGCGGCGGCTGGATAGAGCAAAATTAA
- a CDS encoding TIGR00730 family Rossman fold protein codes for MQHNKNDLIKKYTKEIKSGDVWSVFKIIADFVKGFDELGELGPSVTIFGSARTNKNETYYKKAQKLASLLGSRGFNVMTGGGPGIMEAANKGAHKHDVESIGLNIDLPFEQVANPYTSKELSFDYFFSRKVMLVKYSIAYVIFPGGYGTLDELFEALTLIQTRKVTGVKVFIVGVDFYSPLMDFIKTKLLVHGMIDEEDIDLISLTDDLECIANDIEESLLEQIRVLKEVGLGDTSYYKSLLEFSLDKNIKKK; via the coding sequence ATGCAACACAACAAAAACGATTTAATTAAAAAATATACAAAAGAGATAAAGTCAGGTGATGTTTGGAGTGTATTCAAAATAATTGCAGATTTTGTTAAAGGTTTTGATGAACTGGGGGAACTTGGACCATCAGTGACTATTTTTGGTAGTGCTAGAACAAATAAAAATGAAACATACTATAAAAAAGCACAAAAGCTTGCTTCACTTCTAGGTTCTAGAGGTTTTAACGTAATGACAGGTGGTGGTCCAGGTATTATGGAGGCAGCCAACAAAGGCGCACATAAGCATGATGTTGAATCAATTGGTTTAAATATAGACCTCCCTTTTGAGCAGGTTGCAAACCCATACACTTCAAAAGAGCTAAGTTTTGATTACTTTTTTTCAAGAAAGGTAATGTTAGTTAAATACTCTATTGCATATGTGATTTTCCCTGGCGGCTATGGTACGTTAGATGAACTGTTTGAGGCATTAACACTAATACAAACTAGAAAAGTAACAGGTGTGAAAGTTTTCATAGTCGGAGTTGACTTTTATTCACCATTAATGGATTTTATAAAAACTAAGTTGTTAGTACATGGTATGATTGATGAAGAAGATATAGATTTAATTAGTCTAACAGATGATTTAGAGTGTATTGCCAATGATATTGAAGAGTCTTTATTGGAACAAATTCGTGTACTAAAAGAGGTTGGATTAGGAGATACTTCATATTATAAATCACTTTTAGAGTTCTCTTTAGATAAAAATATAAAAAAGAAATAG
- the fliY gene encoding flagellar motor switch protein FliY: MSDFMKLFEDETVGTVEALIGQAPAFSLKEEQKLSIVSNIIPPIVLLKIAISGDVNASAMLALTPNLATTLSDMMMGEENSDREDVSEDDLDAAKEIASNIFGAISNSLSAQKELPILSFSIDSIELIPEDTEVSLDKFTKMFVYNFSIGSMKSLFMFIIDENLENSIFGLKKSFKEDNISNVSSSSQRSSSNISFDCDEMNNISLIMDVKLPVKVRIGKKKMLLKDVLNMDIGSVIELNQLANDPLEILVDDHVIAEGEVVIVDGNFGVQITSIGTKKEILNQLKS; encoded by the coding sequence ATGAGTGATTTTATGAAACTGTTTGAAGATGAGACAGTTGGAACTGTTGAGGCATTAATTGGTCAAGCTCCTGCATTTAGTCTAAAAGAGGAGCAAAAACTAAGTATTGTTTCAAATATTATTCCTCCAATAGTACTTCTAAAAATCGCTATTAGCGGAGATGTTAATGCTTCAGCGATGTTAGCGCTAACGCCAAATCTAGCCACTACACTTTCAGATATGATGATGGGTGAAGAAAATAGTGACAGAGAAGATGTCAGTGAGGATGATTTAGATGCTGCAAAAGAGATAGCATCAAATATATTTGGAGCTATCTCAAACAGCCTTTCAGCCCAAAAAGAGCTACCAATACTATCTTTTAGTATAGATAGTATCGAATTGATACCAGAGGATACAGAGGTTTCTTTAGATAAATTTACTAAAATGTTTGTATATAACTTCAGTATTGGCAGTATGAAGTCTCTTTTTATGTTTATTATAGATGAAAATTTAGAAAATTCTATATTTGGTTTAAAGAAATCGTTTAAAGAAGATAATATTTCAAATGTTTCAAGTTCTTCACAAAGAAGTAGCTCAAATATTTCTTTTGACTGTGATGAAATGAATAATATATCACTAATAATGGATGTTAAGCTACCGGTTAAAGTCAGAATAGGAAAGAAAAAGATGCTTTTAAAAGATGTCCTAAATATGGATATCGGTTCGGTAATAGAATTAAATCAATTAGCTAATGATCCTTTAGAGATATTAGTTGATGACCATGTTATCGCTGAGGGTGAAGTTGTTATTGTTGATGGTAATTTTGGTGTTCAAATAACTTCAATCGGCACAAAAAAAGAGATATTAAATCAACTAAAATCATAG
- the fliM gene encoding flagellar motor switch protein FliM gives MADILSQEEIDALLDVVDDEGDDALEGTDNELGYQRQVTLYDFKRPNRVSKEQLRAFRGVHDKMARSLASQISAIMRSIVEIQLHSVDQMTYGEFLMSLPNPTSFNVFSIKPLEGSGIIEINPSIAFPMLDRLLGGKGEPFDASREFSDIELSLFETILRVMMATLKEAWAPVMDIFPVVDSKESSPNVVQIVAQNEIVVMVVMEIIIGQSSGMMNICYPVIALEPILPKLASRDLMLNESTSRKKSRNTELQVLLGGAKVSIEAMLGTTEISLRELLELQNGDIVRLSSAADDIVTLSVDGKNRFRGQIGLRRFRKSIQVTDIIDTEKDAVKRALENFETSREEKISGVKAMIDRDQETADEE, from the coding sequence ATGGCAGATATACTTTCACAAGAGGAGATAGATGCTCTTTTAGATGTTGTTGATGATGAAGGAGATGATGCCCTTGAAGGAACAGATAATGAGTTGGGTTATCAAAGACAGGTAACACTCTACGATTTTAAAAGACCAAATAGAGTTTCAAAAGAGCAACTTCGTGCATTCCGTGGTGTGCATGATAAAATGGCAAGATCTCTAGCCTCTCAAATATCTGCAATTATGCGATCTATTGTTGAGATTCAGCTTCATTCAGTTGATCAAATGACATATGGCGAATTTTTGATGTCACTTCCAAACCCTACAAGCTTTAATGTTTTTTCAATTAAACCGCTAGAAGGAAGTGGAATTATAGAGATAAACCCATCTATAGCTTTTCCGATGTTGGATCGTCTTCTTGGTGGAAAAGGTGAGCCGTTTGATGCAAGTCGTGAGTTTTCTGATATAGAACTAAGTCTGTTTGAAACCATACTGCGGGTTATGATGGCAACGCTTAAGGAGGCATGGGCCCCTGTTATGGATATATTCCCTGTTGTAGATTCTAAAGAGTCTAGTCCGAATGTTGTGCAGATTGTTGCCCAAAATGAGATAGTTGTAATGGTCGTAATGGAGATTATAATTGGACAAAGTTCTGGAATGATGAATATATGTTATCCTGTTATTGCACTTGAACCAATTTTACCAAAGCTAGCCAGTAGAGACCTAATGCTTAATGAAAGCACTAGTAGAAAAAAAAGCAGAAATACAGAGTTGCAAGTTCTTCTTGGCGGGGCAAAAGTTTCAATAGAAGCAATGCTAGGTACCACAGAAATTAGTTTGAGAGAACTTTTAGAGTTACAAAATGGTGATATTGTTAGACTCTCTAGTGCCGCTGATGATATTGTGACCTTAAGTGTTGATGGTAAAAATAGATTTAGAGGTCAAATAGGACTAAGAAGATTTAGAAAGTCTATTCAGGTTACAGATATAATAGATACTGAAAAAGATGCAGTAAAAAGAGCTTTAGAGAATTTTGAGACATCAAGAGAAGAAAAAATATCTGGCGTAAAAGCAATGATTGACAGAGACCAAGAGACAGCAGATGAGGAGTAG
- a CDS encoding RNA polymerase sigma factor FliA, producing the protein MLSIYTQDIKHKEDELALQYLPAVKAMSFRLKERLPSSVDYMDLSAIGTEELIKLARRYDEKLNDSFWGYAKKRVYGAMLDYLRSLDIVSRASRKLIKAIDYAVEEYRVTNDEDPTDEELAVILDESVEKIHDARIASTIYAVMPLHDQLHVGDEGASIVKIEKEELIDIIKTVLGEYSEREQMIIQFYYFEELTLKEISEILNITESRISQIHKSVIHKIKESVGA; encoded by the coding sequence ATGCTTAGTATATACACCCAAGATATTAAGCACAAAGAGGACGAACTTGCCTTACAATATCTTCCTGCGGTTAAGGCAATGTCTTTTAGGCTCAAAGAGAGACTCCCAAGCTCTGTTGATTATATGGATCTTTCAGCTATCGGAACAGAAGAACTTATAAAATTAGCCAGAAGATATGATGAAAAATTAAATGATTCTTTTTGGGGTTATGCAAAAAAAAGAGTTTATGGTGCTATGCTTGATTATCTAAGAAGCTTAGATATAGTAAGCCGCGCCAGCAGAAAACTTATTAAGGCTATTGATTACGCTGTAGAAGAGTATAGAGTTACCAATGACGAAGATCCAACAGATGAAGAGTTGGCAGTTATCTTGGATGAAAGTGTAGAAAAAATACATGATGCTAGAATTGCTTCTACGATCTATGCGGTAATGCCTCTTCATGATCAACTTCATGTTGGTGATGAGGGTGCATCAATTGTAAAAATAGAAAAAGAAGAGCTTATTGATATTATTAAAACCGTTCTTGGTGAGTATAGCGAAAGAGAACAAATGATAATACAATTTTATTATTTTGAAGAATTGACGTTAAAAGAGATAAGTGAAATTTTAAATATTACAGAATCAAGAATTTCACAAATACACAAATCAGTTATTCACAAAATCAAAGAAAGTGTAGGGGCATAA
- a CDS encoding P-loop NTPase: MMNHQAKKLEELVASNKKNKSKKTRFVAITSGKGGVGKSTISSNLAYVLSQSGLNVGIFDADIGLANLDVMFNVKIKKNILHVLKGEATVSDILIPITRNLILIPGESGDEILKYSNQALFERFMSEAEVLDKLDVMIIDTGAGIGEHIRMFIDAADDVIVVTVPDPAAITDAYATIKTIAALRNDIGLIMNQVKSEKEAVAVYEKIKKVALANIGTNLDLKLIGKINSDIKVSSSVKQRALFSANYPSSGVHKDIIAIADKISKNLERNMLVTASESGLSGLFRRLVKHF, from the coding sequence ATGATGAATCATCAAGCTAAAAAACTCGAAGAGTTAGTTGCATCAAATAAAAAGAATAAATCTAAAAAGACTCGTTTTGTAGCCATTACCAGTGGAAAAGGCGGAGTTGGCAAAAGTACAATTAGTTCTAATTTAGCTTATGTTTTGTCTCAAAGCGGTCTAAACGTTGGGATATTCGATGCTGATATAGGTCTTGCTAATTTAGATGTGATGTTCAATGTAAAAATTAAAAAGAATATTTTACATGTACTAAAAGGTGAAGCTACTGTCTCTGATATTTTAATCCCTATTACTAGAAATTTAATTTTAATTCCTGGCGAGAGTGGTGATGAGATACTAAAGTATTCTAATCAAGCTCTTTTTGAGCGTTTTATGAGTGAAGCTGAAGTTTTAGACAAGCTGGATGTTATGATAATAGATACAGGTGCAGGAATCGGTGAACATATTAGAATGTTTATAGATGCGGCTGATGATGTAATAGTAGTCACTGTTCCAGATCCAGCAGCAATAACAGATGCATACGCTACCATAAAAACAATCGCCGCATTGCGTAACGATATTGGTCTTATCATGAATCAAGTAAAGAGTGAAAAAGAAGCTGTTGCAGTATATGAAAAAATTAAAAAAGTTGCATTAGCCAATATTGGAACAAATTTAGATCTAAAATTAATTGGAAAAATCAATAGTGATATTAAAGTTTCATCTTCAGTAAAGCAAAGAGCCCTGTTCAGTGCAAACTACCCATCTTCAGGCGTCCACAAAGATATAATAGCAATAGCTGATAAAATAAGCAAAAATTTGGAACGTAATATGCTTGTAACCGCTAGTGAAAGCGGATTATCAGGGCTTTTTAGACGTTTAGTAAAACATTTTTAA
- the flhF gene encoding flagellar biosynthesis protein FlhF, whose amino-acid sequence MKILTFTGRTPSDALKKARMDINYDHMIHIDTKEVQKKSLGREAMYEIVMGIENNSSHNTYDKIGNKNEDERPLTQTSADVLFNISREARQISKIEEIKDPLYDYQEKSHHSSLEPKELKAIKSEISKLGDKVKIIQNMFWEEKSPELDRAIPSEFAEIYRLASQSGMNKEHLDSIMRMTLEHMPFKMRENSSTVKRYFQTLLRKMVPVRRESKASVGNKKVIMLVGPTGVGKTTSVAKLAARYSYLLEKKYKVGLVVLDTYRIGAVEQLMQYARMMKLGIEIVVDPPEFSSALDSLRYCDYILIDTMGSSPYDKGKIKKIYECLEGNTTSYSIDVVLVMPSSIKYEDLKATYDNFDSLNVDTLMFTKLDETRGFGNIFSLAYETKKPISYFSVGQEVPEDLVVASSDFLIECLLDGFNRSKA is encoded by the coding sequence ATGAAAATACTGACTTTTACTGGTAGAACACCATCAGACGCTCTTAAAAAAGCAAGGATGGATATAAACTACGATCATATGATACACATTGATACTAAAGAGGTCCAAAAAAAATCATTGGGCAGAGAAGCTATGTATGAGATTGTTATGGGAATAGAGAACAACTCTTCTCATAATACGTATGACAAAATAGGAAATAAAAATGAAGACGAGCGCCCTCTAACTCAAACGAGCGCAGATGTTTTATTTAATATTTCCAGAGAAGCTCGACAAATTTCAAAAATAGAAGAAATTAAAGACCCACTCTATGATTATCAAGAAAAGTCTCACCATAGTTCGCTTGAGCCAAAAGAGTTAAAGGCTATAAAATCAGAAATCTCAAAACTTGGTGATAAGGTTAAAATTATTCAAAATATGTTTTGGGAAGAGAAATCTCCAGAACTTGATAGAGCAATACCATCAGAGTTTGCAGAGATATACCGTCTCGCTTCTCAAAGCGGAATGAATAAAGAACACTTAGACTCCATTATGAGAATGACACTAGAGCATATGCCATTTAAGATGAGAGAGAATTCATCTACAGTTAAGCGCTATTTTCAAACTCTTTTGAGAAAGATGGTGCCAGTAAGAAGAGAAAGTAAGGCATCTGTAGGAAATAAAAAAGTTATTATGCTTGTCGGCCCGACAGGCGTAGGTAAAACAACATCAGTTGCCAAGCTTGCTGCAAGATATTCATATTTACTTGAGAAAAAGTATAAAGTTGGGCTGGTGGTTCTAGACACTTACCGAATTGGCGCCGTTGAGCAGCTAATGCAGTATGCAAGAATGATGAAACTTGGCATTGAGATTGTTGTTGATCCTCCTGAATTTTCAAGTGCTCTTGATTCACTAAGGTATTGTGATTATATTCTTATAGATACGATGGGTTCAAGTCCATACGACAAAGGTAAAATAAAAAAAATTTATGAGTGCCTTGAGGGAAACACCACGTCATACAGCATAGATGTGGTTCTTGTAATGCCAAGTTCTATTAAATATGAAGATTTAAAAGCTACATACGATAACTTCGATTCTCTAAACGTAGATACTTTGATGTTTACAAAATTAGATGAGACAAGAGGTTTTGGAAATATTTTTTCACTTGCGTATGAAACAAAAAAACCAATAAGTTACTTTTCAGTCGGACAAGAAGTTCCTGAAGACTTGGTAGTAGCAAGCAGTGATTTTTTAATTGAATGTTTGCTTGATGGCTTTAATCGGAGTAAAGCATGA
- the folK gene encoding 2-amino-4-hydroxy-6-hydroxymethyldihydropteridine diphosphokinase codes for MYLKCKLSNSLTTFKGLHFSTTCRAKSFHRYTATVGVGGNIGDVKRRFEHLFVYLKKDKRVELLQTSLILKNPPFGFSSQDDFFNSIIVMKTSMQPMVFLDYLMRLEKKFARKRSFANAPRTLDLDIIFFDNRIINKPKLQVPHVDWSKRESVLIPLMDIYR; via the coding sequence ATGTATTTAAAATGTAAACTTAGTAATAGTTTAACAACTTTTAAAGGTTTGCATTTTAGCACTACATGTAGAGCTAAAAGTTTTCACCGTTATACAGCAACTGTAGGTGTAGGCGGAAATATAGGTGATGTTAAACGAAGGTTTGAACATTTGTTTGTTTATTTAAAAAAAGATAAAAGAGTAGAACTGTTGCAAACATCATTGATTTTGAAAAATCCTCCATTTGGTTTTAGCAGCCAAGATGATTTTTTTAATTCAATAATTGTTATGAAAACCAGTATGCAGCCTATGGTTTTTTTAGATTATTTAATGAGATTAGAGAAAAAATTTGCTCGCAAAAGAAGTTTTGCAAATGCTCCGAGGACATTAGATTTGGATATTATATTTTTTGATAATAGAATTATAAATAAACCAAAACTGCAGGTTCCACATGTGGATTGGTCTAAACGAGAAAGTGTGTTAATACCATTAATGGATATATATAGATGA
- the aroQ gene encoding type II 3-dehydroquinate dehydratase, translating to MKIAVIQGPNLNMLGVREQQIYGPMKLEQIHAQMKEVATQNNVEIEFFQSNLEGEIVDKIQECFGDANGIIINAAAYTHTSIAIRDAIAAVNLPTIEVHISNIHRREEFRKVNMIAPVCTSSIVGFGPFGYHLAMVGMTQIMNEIQAAQEAQREAAQAK from the coding sequence ATGAAGATAGCAGTAATTCAAGGACCAAACTTAAATATGTTAGGTGTAAGAGAGCAACAAATTTATGGTCCAATGAAGTTAGAGCAAATTCACGCTCAAATGAAAGAAGTTGCAACACAAAACAATGTAGAGATAGAGTTTTTTCAGAGTAACCTAGAGGGTGAAATTGTAGATAAAATTCAAGAGTGTTTTGGTGATGCAAACGGTATTATAATTAATGCTGCAGCCTATACTCATACATCTATCGCTATTCGTGATGCAATTGCTGCTGTAAATCTTCCAACTATAGAGGTTCATATCTCTAACATCCACCGTCGTGAAGAGTTTAGAAAAGTTAATATGATTGCGCCGGTATGTACATCATCAATCGTTGGTTTCGGTCCTTTTGGTTATCATTTGGCGATGGTTGGAATGACTCAGATAATGAATGAGATTCAAGCAGCCCAAGAAGCTCAAAGAGAAGCTGCTCAAGCTAAATAG